A stretch of DNA from Candidatus Binatia bacterium:
TGAGCGTGCGGCCGGACAGCGCGCGGCGCCAGGCCGCCTCGACGGTCGCCTGCGACGTGCGGCTGACGATGCGTTCGGCTTCTTCCGGAACCGGAAAGCCCGTAAGCGCCCCCTCGGCCAATGCCAGTGCCCGGTCGATGCGGCTCTCGGCCAGCGACGCATAACGATAGCGCAGCTTCTTGCGTGCCCGCAGGAGTTCGTCCGGATTGAACCCTTCCGCGGCCGCTCGGGCACACGTCTCCTCAACCGCCCGGACCAGCCGATCTGCCGCGCTGCGCGCCGCGCTAGCTGCGATCGTCGCCACCGCCCAGCCCGCCCCGGACTCGACGGTCGCCGACACGTCGTAGCCCAGGCCGAGGCGTTCGCGGATCTCCTGAAACAAACGACTGTCAGGGTCGGCACCGACCAGGTCGATCGCCATCCCGACTGCGAGCAACTCGCGGGGGTCTGCGGGCACCGCCACCATCTTGATGAGATAGGCCTGCCCCCCGCTGCCGCGCCATCGCCGCGGTCCCGTTTGCCCGAACCGCACCGCCGGGGCAGCCCTAGAGACGGCCGGGCTGCCGGAGCGGAAGTGCCGGCGAACCGCCTTCACGGCTGCCTCCTCTTTCACGCCCCCGACCACCGCGAGAACGCTCCGCGCATGCGTGAAGTGGGTGCGGATGAAACCCGCTACGTGCGCGGCCTCGACGCCGCGCAGGTCCCGAATCGTGCCGCACACCGGATGCGCGAGCGCACCGCCGAAGAAGCTGCCCCACGCCCGCGTGTGCAGGCGCTCGAACGGATCGTCCGCCCGGCTGCGGATCTCGTCAATGACTACTCGGCGCTCCTTGCGAAAGCGGTCCGAGTTCACTTCGCTACGGTAGAACTGCTCGGCGAGCAATCCCAGCGCGGCGTCGAGGTCCTCGTTGAACACCTCGAACGTGAGCGAGATGGTCTCGTAACCGGTGTCGGCGTTGTGCTCGCCACCCAACTCGGCGGCACGTCGGTTCAACGCCAGTTGATCGAGACTGGCCGTGCCCTGAAAGAGCATGTGCTCGGCCATATGCGCGATGCCCGGGTGCCGCCCGTCGAAACGGGCGCCCGCACGCACGCTGAGAGCGATCGCGGTGAGGGCTCCGGGTTGGTGCTGGTAAGCAACACGCAAACCGCAGTGCCGGAACGTGACGGTACGATGCATCGGCGACAGGCCCGATTAGCGGACCGGTGGCGTCCGGGCAATGGCGTCGCTGCGCAAGTGGCCCCGGGCCGCCCGACTCAGCCAGGAGCCTGTCGGAGAAAGGCCCGCTGGTGCTTCGACAAGCTCAGCACGAGCGGGCTCTGCCTTGATTTCACAGC
This window harbors:
- a CDS encoding insulinase family protein, with the protein product MHRTVTFRHCGLRVAYQHQPGALTAIALSVRAGARFDGRHPGIAHMAEHMLFQGTASLDQLALNRRAAELGGEHNADTGYETISLTFEVFNEDLDAALGLLAEQFYRSEVNSDRFRKERRVVIDEIRSRADDPFERLHTRAWGSFFGGALAHPVCGTIRDLRGVEAAHVAGFIRTHFTHARSVLAVVGGVKEEAAVKAVRRHFRSGSPAVSRAAPAVRFGQTGPRRWRGSGGQAYLIKMVAVPADPRELLAVGMAIDLVGADPDSRLFQEIRERLGLGYDVSATVESGAGWAVATIAASAARSAADRLVRAVEETCARAAAEGFNPDELLRARKKLRYRYASLAESRIDRALALAEGALTGFPVPEEAERIVSRTSQATVEAAWRRALSGRTLTAVMVG